In one Candidatus Absconditicoccus praedator genomic region, the following are encoded:
- the cas3 gene encoding CRISPR-associated helicase Cas3', whose protein sequence is MLDDFIPDGYIAHPGESLYEHLYFVAKENQNIGKNYYMGEKKLGDFFALVGILHDIGKYTKIFQYYIQKYNKNNIDGEVASLIQNYKEHSVFGAFFYFYIIGKNLPIIQEQGFDREEAKFLMLAGMYAILKHHGNLENIVNVQDTDWLAQRLDVIRTQLEYIDFDATTKELHRLLKDFDIYFEFDFEEFKDVVNAEGFKQQVLGIFDSAYSRTQSDAMKIKYLKIFYSSLIYADKYKTIFQNYSFSPNIINKPDLVENFKKIKNLDNPSDELNVFRNNIYRDVSDGLEKIDTYNHFYTLNAPTGAGKTFNLLNIALKLQGKLSDQGISAKIIYGLPFTSIIEQVYQEIYNILKTNGYSPDEDNLLLKHHYLAEVDFDDENENLLENYDKKKFMINSWDAGIVVTTFVQIFHTIFGNKNKQLIKYPNFQNSIFILDEIQTTPYCYRGNFKEMFRILAKYMNCYFVLSSATLPMIFDKDEAIELLPNNQKYFDQLDRTGVDITNMNNLIGIQEFCEQISNSLENNPGKNHLIILNTIKSSLKVYNSLKDEYNDENNEIIYLSTNIVPAHRKERINKIKNIKNSDNNKRVIVVCTQLIEAGVDIDMDIGFRDIGPIDSIVQALGRINRNGKNSSRGVLYLYSLIDEDNKKQEKFAKYIYDFLSLQFTNQVLSGDGIIYEKDYKKLFDNYFELIQQNKGKDIENKLLDNWNHLEFEDMSRNFNLIEKSYQTVDIFVNIDNYSKNLLKQFEDISNIPNKFERKKEWDKIKPYFLQYIISVDISKIQNLGFAKRELERGLIYENQDLIKEFYNEEVGFDVSSANDVMLEDNII, encoded by the coding sequence ATGTTAGATGATTTTATTCCAGATGGTTATATTGCACATCCTGGAGAGTCTCTATATGAACATTTATATTTTGTTGCCAAAGAAAATCAGAATATCTGAAAAAATTATTATATGGGAGAAAAAAAATTAGGTGATTTTTTTGCCTTGGTATGAATTCTTCACGATATTGGAAAATATACAAAAATATTTCAATATTATATCCAAAAGTACAATAAGAATAATATAGATTGAGAAGTTGCTTCATTGATACAAAATTATAAAGAACATAGTGTTTTTGGAGCTTTTTTTTATTTTTATATAATATGAAAAAATCTTCCAATAATACAGGAGCAATGATTTGATAGAGAGGAAGCAAAATTTCTGATGCTTGCCTGAATGTATGCTATATTAAAGCACCATTGAAATCTTGAAAATATTGTAAATGTTCAGGATACAGACTGGTTGGCTCAGAGATTGGATGTAATTAGAACTCAGCTGGAGTATATTGATTTTGATGCTACTACTAAAGAACTACATAGGTTGTTAAAAGATTTTGATATATATTTTGAGTTTGATTTTGAAGAGTTCAAAGATGTAGTTAATGCTGAATGATTCAAGCAACAGGTTTTGGGTATTTTTGATTCTGCTTATTCCAGAACCCAATCAGATGCTATGAAAATAAAATACCTAAAAATATTTTATTCTTCTTTGATATATGCTGACAAATACAAAACAATTTTTCAGAATTATAGTTTTTCTCCAAATATTATCAACAAACCTGATTTAGTTGAAAATTTCAAAAAAATCAAAAATCTTGATAATCCATCAGATGAACTAAATGTATTCAGAAATAATATTTATAGAGATGTTTCGGATTGACTTGAAAAAATAGATACTTACAACCATTTTTATACTCTAAATGCTCCAACTTGAGCTGGAAAAACTTTTAACTTGTTAAATATAGCTCTTAAATTACAATGAAAACTCTCTGATCAGGGAATAAGTGCAAAAATAATTTATTGACTTCCTTTTACTTCAATAATAGAGCAGGTCTATCAGGAAATTTATAATATTCTGAAAACTAATGGATATTCGCCAGATGAGGATAATTTATTATTGAAACACCACTATCTTGCTGAAGTTGATTTTGATGATGAAAACGAGAATTTGCTTGAAAATTATGACAAGAAAAAATTTATGATTAACTCTTGGGATGCAGGAATAGTAGTTACAACCTTTGTCCAGATTTTTCATACCATTTTTGGTAATAAAAACAAACAACTTATAAAATATCCTAACTTCCAAAACAGTATATTTATTCTGGATGAAATACAAACAACTCCATATTGTTATCGGTGAAATTTCAAAGAAATGTTTAGGATACTTGCTAAGTATATGAACTGCTATTTTGTTTTAAGTTCTGCTACTTTGCCAATGATTTTTGATAAGGATGAAGCTATTGAGCTTTTGCCCAATAATCAGAAATATTTTGATCAATTGGATAGAACAGGTGTTGATATAACCAATATGAACAACTTAATATGAATTCAGGAGTTTTGTGAACAGATAAGCAATTCTTTGGAAAACAATCCAGGCAAAAACCATCTTATTATACTTAATACTATAAAATCCAGCTTGAAGGTTTATAATAGCTTGAAAGATGAGTACAATGATGAAAATAATGAAATTATATATCTTTCTACAAATATAGTTCCTGCCCACAGGAAAGAAAGAATCAACAAAATAAAAAATATAAAAAATTCGGATAACAATAAAAGAGTTATTGTTGTTTGTACTCAATTAATAGAGGCATGAGTTGATATAGATATGGATATCTGATTCAGGGATATTGGACCAATAGATAGTATAGTACAAGCTCTTGGAAGAATAAATAGAAACTGAAAAAATTCTAGTAGGTGAGTTCTTTATCTTTATTCTCTGATAGATGAAGATAACAAAAAACAAGAAAAATTTGCAAAGTATATTTATGATTTTCTGAGTTTGCAGTTTACCAATCAGGTATTATCCTGAGACTGAATTATTTATGAAAAAGATTATAAAAAACTGTTTGATAATTATTTTGAGTTGATACAGCAAAATAAAGGTAAAGATATAGAAAATAAGTTGTTGGACAACTGGAATCACTTGGAATTTGAAGATATGAGCAGAAACTTTAATCTGATAGAAAAAAGCTACCAAACAGTTGATATCTTTGTTAACATTGATAATTATTCCAAGAATCTACTCAAGCAATTTGAGGATATATCAAATATTCCCAACAAATTTGAAAGAAAAAAGGAGTGGGATAAAATCAAACCGTATTTTTTGCAGTACATAATATCAGTTGATATAAGTAAAATACAAAATTTGTGATTTGCCAAAAGAGAACTAGAAAGGTGACTTATATATGAAAATCAGGATTTGATAAAGGAGTTTTATAATGAAGAAGTAGGTTTTGATGTTTCAAGTGCAAATGATGTAATGTTGGAGGATAACATTATTTAA
- the cas4 gene encoding CRISPR-associated protein Cas4, producing the protein MKFQITASLIAQYMHCPRQGWLFYNNLKSEHTSEKVKIGKHYHELRYDDQDENVEVELDGIKIDKLTKDYVEEFKKANTEFEGVKMQILFYLWKLKQKGVNKKGLIKFKENQDNIQIELTKDNEKELLNTIQDIESILSSEKIPDKLINKQGGPHKKCRGCSYYEFCWI; encoded by the coding sequence ATGAAATTTCAGATAACAGCTTCTTTGATAGCCCAGTATATGCACTGTCCAAGACAAGGCTGGCTTTTTTACAACAATCTGAAATCTGAGCATACTTCCGAAAAAGTAAAAATCTGAAAACATTATCACGAGCTAAGGTATGATGATCAAGATGAAAATGTAGAAGTAGAACTGGATGGGATAAAAATAGACAAATTAACCAAAGATTATGTAGAAGAATTTAAAAAGGCAAATACTGAATTTGAATGAGTAAAAATGCAGATTTTGTTTTATCTTTGGAAACTTAAACAAAAGTGAGTAAATAAAAAATGACTAATCAAATTCAAGGAAAACCAAGATAATATTCAGATAGAGTTGACCAAAGATAATGAAAAAGAATTATTAAATACTATACAAGATATAGAAAGTATTCTAAGTAGCGAAAAAATACCAGATAAGCTTATAAATAAGCAGTGAGGACCTCACAAAAAATGTAGATGATGCAGCTATTATGAATTTTGCTGGATTTAA